The segment CCCCTCTCCATCGGGCAACTGCCCGAGAACGCCGACCGGCTCGTCTTCAAGGCGCTCCAGACGTACGACAACAAGGAAGTCGTGCGCTGGATCGAAACCCCCGAGAAGGGCAAGCCGGAGCCCGAGTCCCCCGCGCCGGTGCTGACGCTGTCGGCGGGCACCGACGGCCACGGTGCGCCCGCGGCCAACGACGCCAAGGGACACCACGGCGGCACCGGTGACACGCCCGCGAGCGGCTCCCCGGACACGGACTCCTCCGACACCTTCGCCCGCACCCTCGGAGTGATCGGCATCCTGGTCGGTGCCGCGGGCATCGCGTTCGGTGTCTTCGCCGGCCGCCGCCACGGAGGCGGCCGCACCGACAGCGGTATCTCCTCATGATCCGTACTCCCCCGTTCCGTTCTCTCCCCTCCAGGAAGTCCCCCATGCGAAAGAAGACCGCACTGGTCGCCGCGCTCGCCGCGGCCACGGCGCTGACGCTCTCCGCCTGCTCCGGCGACGGCGGCTCCGACAAGGGCTCGAACACCAGCTCCGTCGCCGAGATCTCCGCGCCCGAGAACACCAAGCCCGGAACCGTGCTGGACCAGCCCTTCGAGAAGCCCGCGCTGGTACTCACGGACACCCAGGGCAAGCCGTACGACCTGCGCGAGCGGACCAAGGGCAAGCCCACCCTGCTCTTCTTCGGCTACACCAACTGCCCCGACGTCTGCCCGATGACGATGAGCAACCTGGCCATGGCGAAGAGGCAGCTCCCCCAGGCCGACCAGGAGAAGCTCCAGGTCATCTTTGTGACGACCGACCCGGAGCGCGACACCCCCGCCCAGCTGGCCAAGTGGCTGCCCGGCGCCGGAGACCCCTCCTTCACCGGACTCAGCGGCGACTTCACCAAGATCCAGGCCGCGGCCCGGTCCGTCGGTATCGGCATCGACCCGCCGAAGAAGGAGAAGAACGGCTCCGTCAGCTCCATGCACGGCGCCCAGGTCATGGCCTTCTCTCCCAAGACCGACCAGGGCTATGTCGTCTACGGAGAGGACACCACTCCCGAGGCTTACGCCAAGGACCTGCCGAAGCTCCTGCGCGGGGAGAAGCCTTGAGCACCGGACGGGGACGGCGGTGGGGCGGGGCAGCCCCCCGGACAACCGTCGCCACCGCCGCTGCCGTCGCGGCGGCCCTGACCCTGGCCGGGTGTTCCACGGACTCTGCCGGATCCTCCGGGTCTTCCGGCTCCTCCAACGGTAGGCCTGATGCACCCGAATTGACAGTAATTGGCGAATTCATGCCACAACCCGTCAGTGACATGGCCGCAGGGTTTCTGACCGTGCGCAACGGGGGAGGGAAGGCCGACCGGCTGACCTCTGTGACCAGCCCCATCTCCGACACCGTCACGATCCACGAGTCGAAGGGGCAGCGGATGCGGAAGGTCGACTCCTTCCCCATCCCCGCCGAGGGGGCCCTCGCCCTCGAACGCGGTGGCAGCCACATCATGTTCGAGCGGCTGAAGCAGCGGCCGAAGAGCGGCGAGAAGGTCTCCATAGAGCTGCGCTTCGAGTCGTCCGAGCCGATCCGCGTCGAACTCCCCGTCATGGAAACCGGCTACAACCCCGCGAAGAGCGCCCCGGGGTCGTCACAGTCTCCGGGATCGCCGCAGCCTCCGGGGGCGTCACAGTCTCCGGGATCGCCGCAGCCTCCGGAGTCGGCCGACGGCCGGCCGGCGGAGCACACGTCCGAGCACCACTGAGCGAAGGACGAACGGACACGCCATGACAGCCACCACTGCCCCGCTCCGCCCACCGGTCCGCCGCCTCGTGCGCGGCGGACCGGTCCGGGCCCTGCTCGCCGCCCTGGTACTGGCCGGGGCGGTCTTCGGCACCCTGCTGACGGCCGCGGGCCCCGCCGCCGCCCATGCCGCCCTGACGGCGAGCAACCCGAAGGACGGGGCGGTGGTGGCCACGGCACCCAAGGAGGTCTCGCTCACCTTCTCCGAACATCTCGCCATGGGCGACGATTCGATCCGGGTCCTCGAACCCGACGGCGGACGCGCGGACACCGGCGCCGTCCGCGATCTCTCCGCCGACGGCCGCGTCGTCTACGCCGTCGGGCTGCGGACCGGGCTGCCGAACGGCACGTACACCGTCGCCTGGCAGGCCGTGTCCGCGGACAGCCATCCCATCTCCGGCGCGTTCACCTTCTCCATCGGCGCACCCTCCGCGACCACCGTCTCGCTGCCCGGCGGTGAGACGGGCGGCGGGCTCGTCGGCTTCCTGTACGACGTCGCGCGCTATACGGCCTACGGCGGCTTCGCCCTCATGACCGGCGGCGCCGCGTTCATCCTGCTCTGCTGGCCCCGGGGCGCGTCCGTCCGCCCCGTCCAGCGGCTCGTCGCCCGGTCCTGGACCGCGCTGACCGGCGCGACCCTGGCGATGCTGCTCCTCCGCGTCCCGTACACCGGCTCCGGAGAACTGGCGGACGCCTTCGACCTCACGGGGCTGCAAGACGTTCTGGAGACGAAGACGGGCGCGGCCCTCGTCTCCCGGCTGCTGCTGCTCGGGGCCGCCGCGCTGTTCATCGCCGTGCTCTTCAGCACCTATGCCCAGCGCGTCCGGGCGGGCGAAA is part of the Streptomyces qinzhouensis genome and harbors:
- a CDS encoding SCO family protein, translated to MRKKTALVAALAAATALTLSACSGDGGSDKGSNTSSVAEISAPENTKPGTVLDQPFEKPALVLTDTQGKPYDLRERTKGKPTLLFFGYTNCPDVCPMTMSNLAMAKRQLPQADQEKLQVIFVTTDPERDTPAQLAKWLPGAGDPSFTGLSGDFTKIQAAARSVGIGIDPPKKEKNGSVSSMHGAQVMAFSPKTDQGYVVYGEDTTPEAYAKDLPKLLRGEKP